One genomic region from Amia ocellicauda isolate fAmiCal2 chromosome 4, fAmiCal2.hap1, whole genome shotgun sequence encodes:
- the cebpb gene encoding CCAAT/enhancer-binding protein beta: protein MEVAGFYEGDCLAFHGSNRSNNHSTRGEGDYKQATGGSMTELGIAEHEKAIDFSIYLDPASHYQQQPTQIETLDQHHGGDILANFLAEESKNKRAATLQNYRNYFSLNNRGANQTNDSPRQSAILGYPDLLETRVDTVFSPQLLGGYIKQELKEDSRMDRGSPGFEMRSYLQYQSAPSGSIGNLSTASSSCSSPPGTPAPPGSMGSPSHGKMSSGSKGKKRLEKDSEEYRLRRERNNVAVRKSRDKAKQRNIETQHKVLELAAENERLQKRVEQLSRELATLRNLLSATGQC, encoded by the coding sequence ATGGAAGTGGCCGGTTTTTACGAGGGGGATTGCCTTGCTTTCCACGGTAGTAACCGAAGCAACAATCACAGCACCAGAGGCGAAGGCGACTACAAACAGGCGACTGGCGGGTCGATGACGGAGCTGGGCATCGCGGAGCACGAAAAAGCGATCGACTTCAGCATCTACCTCGACCCGGCTTCACACTATCAGCAGCAGCCAACTCAGATCGAAACACTGGACCAGCACCACGGAGGAGATATCTTGGCCAATTTTCTAGCCGAAGAAAGCAAGAACAAACGTGCAGCCACTTTGCAAAACTATAGAAACTACTTTTCATTGAACAACCGGGGTGCCAATCAAACAAACGACAGCCCAAGGCAGTCAGCTATACTGGGCTACCCTGATTTACTGGAGACTCGAGTGGACACGGTGTTTAGTCCGCAACTGCTGGGCGGCTACATCAAGCAGGAGCTAAAAGAAGACTCCAGGATGGACAGGGGCTCTCCTGGTTTCGAGATGCGCTCTTATCTGCAGTACCAGTCCGCTCCGAGCGGCAGCATCGGGAATCTTTCCACCGCCTCCTCTTCCTGCTCTAGTCCACCTGGCACCCCTGCCCCACCAGGTAGCATGGGGTCCCCATCGCACGGCAAAATGTCCTCAGGCAGCAAAGGGAAGAAACGGTTGGAGAAGGACAGCGAGGAATACCGGCTCCGGCGGGAGAGAAACAACGTTGCGGTGAGAAAGAGTAGGGACAAAGCCAAACAGCGGAACATAGAGACTCAGCACAAAGTATTGGAGCTGGCGGCGGAAAATGAACGTTTGCAAAAGCGAGTGGAGCAGCTGTCGAGAGAGCTGGCCACTCTAAGAAACTTGTTGTCGGCTACTGGACAGTGCTAG